The Metabacillus litoralis genome contains a region encoding:
- a CDS encoding carbohydrate ABC transporter permease: MTMGLKKVPLYIIAIMLLVFTGFPFIYMISTSLKSRSQFFEEPFALFSSFNFENFRSVFEMGLTRYFLNSILVSVVAVFVVMLVAALASYPLSRMKFKLNKVLFLLFISGMMLPIHATLIPIFKLTQSMGVFDTVWALLGPYIAFSLPISIFILTQFMQEIPKSLEEAAKMDGCNHFGIFWRVILPMLTPALMTVLIYNFIHLWNEFIFALVLISSPENMTLPLGLQDFRGEFSVNIPGLMAALTLASLPILVVYLFSQEKVVKGLAGGAVKG; encoded by the coding sequence ACCTCTCTATATCATTGCCATTATGTTGTTAGTCTTCACTGGTTTTCCTTTCATCTATATGATTTCAACTTCACTCAAGTCACGAAGTCAATTCTTTGAGGAGCCATTTGCGCTATTTTCATCATTTAATTTTGAAAACTTTCGATCCGTTTTTGAAATGGGGTTAACACGATATTTTTTAAATAGTATTTTGGTGTCTGTAGTAGCTGTTTTTGTGGTAATGCTAGTAGCAGCGTTAGCGAGTTATCCTTTAAGTAGAATGAAATTTAAGTTGAACAAAGTATTATTCCTACTATTTATATCAGGTATGATGCTGCCTATTCATGCTACTCTTATTCCAATTTTTAAGCTCACACAAAGCATGGGGGTTTTTGATACAGTATGGGCTTTATTAGGACCATATATCGCTTTTAGTCTCCCAATCTCAATTTTCATTTTGACTCAGTTTATGCAAGAAATTCCCAAGTCATTAGAGGAAGCTGCGAAGATGGATGGCTGTAACCATTTTGGAATCTTCTGGAGAGTAATCTTGCCGATGTTAACACCTGCGTTAATGACAGTGTTAATCTATAACTTTATCCACTTATGGAATGAGTTTATTTTTGCCCTCGTTCTAATTTCAAGCCCAGAAAACATGACATTACCATTAGGCTTACAAGACTTTAGAGGAGAATTCTCAGTAAATATACCTGGTCTTATGGCCGCCTTAACACTAGCAAGCTTACCAATTCTTGTTGTTTACCTTTTCTCACAAGAGAAAGTTGTAAAAGGATTAGCAGGTGGGGCAGTGAAAGGATAA
- a CDS encoding Gfo/Idh/MocA family protein has product MSKIKVAVIGCGSIARRRHLVEYANNDNVEIIAVCDIVESRAVEMAEKYEAQAFTQYEKVVQLAEVDVISVCLPNDLHAPVSIAALNAGKNVLCEKPMATSRKEAEEMIEAAEKNNKTLMIAHNQRFVSSHQKARQIIESGELGKIYSFRTTFGHPGPERWSIDGRNSWFFDKERAFIGALGDLGVHKSDLIRYLLGDVAEVSAFVETSAKEDTLVDDNAVAILKMESGVIGTLTASWSYVAGGDNSTVIYAENAVLRLEDDPDHSLIVQYNNGEVVKHQLDKIQTNDEGGQTNTHVIDHFIDSILNKKAPLINGEEGKKSLEVILAALEANETKKVVMINKIPVV; this is encoded by the coding sequence ATGTCAAAGATAAAAGTAGCTGTAATTGGTTGTGGAAGTATTGCAAGAAGACGTCATTTAGTTGAGTATGCAAATAATGATAATGTCGAAATCATAGCAGTGTGTGACATTGTGGAATCGCGAGCAGTAGAGATGGCTGAAAAATATGAAGCACAGGCTTTTACACAATATGAGAAAGTCGTTCAACTTGCGGAGGTAGATGTGATAAGTGTTTGTTTACCAAATGATCTACACGCTCCTGTTTCAATTGCTGCTTTAAATGCTGGAAAAAATGTTCTTTGTGAAAAACCTATGGCAACGTCCAGAAAAGAAGCAGAAGAAATGATAGAAGCTGCAGAGAAGAATAACAAAACATTAATGATTGCACATAATCAACGCTTTGTATCTTCTCACCAAAAAGCAAGACAAATAATAGAAAGTGGTGAGCTTGGAAAAATTTATAGTTTTCGAACAACTTTTGGACATCCGGGACCGGAGAGATGGAGTATTGATGGAAGGAATAGTTGGTTTTTTGATAAAGAACGGGCATTCATTGGTGCACTAGGAGATTTGGGTGTCCATAAATCAGATTTAATTCGCTATTTATTAGGAGATGTTGCGGAGGTAAGTGCATTTGTTGAAACATCTGCAAAAGAAGATACACTGGTAGATGATAATGCGGTAGCTATTTTGAAAATGGAATCTGGTGTTATTGGAACATTAACAGCTAGCTGGTCATATGTAGCTGGTGGAGACAATTCTACAGTCATTTACGCTGAAAATGCTGTTTTAAGATTAGAGGATGATCCAGATCATTCACTAATTGTTCAATATAATAATGGTGAAGTTGTGAAGCATCAACTAGATAAAATACAAACGAATGATGAAGGTGGTCAAACGAATACACATGTTATTGATCACTTTATAGACTCTATCCTGAATAAAAAAGCCCCCCTTATAAATGGGGAAGAAGGGAAAAAGTCACTTGAGGTAATTTTAGCAGCACTTGAAGCTAATGAAACAAAAAAAGTAGTGATGATAAATAAAATACCTGTAGTATAA
- a CDS encoding response regulator transcription factor, with protein MNNYTVLVVDDDKEIREAIEIYLRNEGMTVLLAKDGVEAIECLEENEVHLIVLDIMMPRMDGISATFKIREKKNIPIIILSAKSEDTDKILGLQVGADDYVTKPFNPLELIARVKSQLRRYVKLGHFEGRNQLIDLNGLMIDQEAKEVTVNGEAVKLTPIEYKIVELLMVNAGRVFSISEIYEKVWQEPCYNAENTVAVHIRKIREKIEIDPKNPRYLKVVWGIGYKMEK; from the coding sequence ATGAATAATTATACCGTTTTAGTAGTAGATGATGATAAAGAAATACGTGAGGCAATTGAAATATATTTGAGAAATGAAGGCATGACTGTGTTATTGGCAAAGGATGGCGTTGAGGCGATTGAGTGTTTAGAGGAAAACGAAGTTCATTTAATTGTTTTAGACATTATGATGCCAAGAATGGACGGAATTTCTGCAACGTTTAAAATTCGTGAAAAGAAAAATATCCCGATTATTATTTTAAGTGCTAAAAGTGAGGACACTGACAAAATCTTAGGATTACAGGTAGGGGCTGACGACTATGTAACAAAGCCGTTTAACCCTCTCGAGCTTATCGCAAGAGTGAAGTCACAGCTTAGAAGATATGTAAAACTAGGTCATTTTGAAGGAAGAAATCAATTAATTGATCTTAATGGTTTAATGATCGATCAAGAAGCAAAAGAAGTGACTGTAAATGGAGAAGCGGTAAAACTGACTCCAATTGAATATAAAATTGTCGAACTATTAATGGTAAACGCTGGTCGAGTGTTTTCTATTTCTGAAATTTATGAAAAGGTATGGCAGGAGCCTTGCTATAATGCGGAAAATACCGTGGCTGTGCATATTCGTAAAATTAGAGAAAAAATTGAAATCGACCCTAAAAATCCTAGATATTTAAAGGTGGTATGGGGCATTGGATACAAAATGGAAAAATAG
- a CDS encoding HAMP domain-containing sensor histidine kinase codes for MDTKWKNRIILILWLVLFTFGVSGVLTALLNDQDYMKTSYFKTSQYRDTVGTYASYLHAFEMDYQSKEDMKEAITVSKEEIDEYRFMYGELSEQISSIEEQYVSRIQEAQANNNQDQANLYIKERDAKIADITKNFESDEYVEEKIRKEKEQRVDEYYKELATYRQDFRVYDEAFSYFLVNTSTGEVFTNLPTKDQAEVDKYISSDKMLHIDQYPSKNNGYLDIAELSFIYGYEDLISHDQANSLYEGKIGLREGVSSSNAIMVSYKQYDQQRKLFWIYTIGAIVALFASLFIGRKIQILNKISSHKSREIYNKLPLDLAVTLTGITLLISLVFITDFPNLYNYYTFRDVLNQLFIMSVFLGLTIIQLIFLYPIVKDLSKNREILRKTMTARFLKIIREAFYNRRVGTQVLLILGFVYLFGLGAGPIFIEPEFMIAYVPAFFIIGIPVFILIVRKVGYFNKITRNAHALASGQFEPDLKVVGKSVLAKLAEDINTMKHGVKTSQKAQAKSERLKTELITNVSHDLRTPLTSIITYSELLKNPELTEDERSTYIEIIDRKSKRLKVLIDDLFEASKMASGNIELSKTKVDIVQLLQQSLAEYNETIQASTIQFRITNPDSPVYALIDGQKLWRVFDNLIGNIIKYSLEHTRAYIAIKVDNSQIIISFKNISKYELSDDVDELFERFKRGDTSRHTDGSGLGLAIAKSIIDLHEGHLDIDVDGDLFKVTIVLENIE; via the coding sequence TTGGATACAAAATGGAAAAATAGGATCATTCTAATCTTATGGCTTGTTTTATTTACTTTTGGAGTAAGTGGTGTTTTAACAGCACTATTAAATGATCAAGACTATATGAAAACAAGCTATTTTAAAACCTCGCAATATAGAGATACGGTGGGCACTTATGCCAGCTATCTACATGCGTTTGAAATGGATTATCAATCAAAAGAAGATATGAAAGAGGCTATTACCGTATCAAAGGAAGAGATAGATGAGTATCGTTTCATGTATGGTGAATTGTCCGAACAGATTAGTAGCATAGAGGAACAATATGTATCAAGGATTCAAGAAGCACAGGCTAATAATAATCAAGATCAAGCAAATTTGTATATTAAAGAAAGAGATGCAAAAATAGCGGACATTACGAAAAATTTTGAAAGTGATGAGTACGTTGAAGAAAAAATTAGAAAAGAAAAAGAACAAAGAGTAGATGAGTACTATAAAGAGCTGGCTACATACCGGCAGGATTTTCGCGTTTATGATGAGGCTTTTTCTTATTTTCTAGTAAACACATCCACTGGTGAGGTTTTTACAAATCTACCTACAAAGGATCAAGCAGAAGTAGATAAGTACATTTCATCAGATAAAATGCTTCATATTGATCAATATCCTTCAAAGAATAACGGCTATTTAGATATAGCTGAGCTTTCCTTTATATATGGATACGAAGATCTTATCTCTCATGATCAAGCAAATTCTTTATATGAAGGGAAAATTGGTCTGCGAGAAGGAGTTTCAAGTTCTAATGCCATAATGGTTTCATATAAGCAGTATGATCAGCAAAGAAAGTTATTTTGGATCTATACAATTGGGGCAATTGTGGCACTTTTTGCTAGTTTATTCATAGGTAGAAAAATTCAAATTTTAAATAAAATAAGCTCTCATAAATCACGGGAAATTTATAATAAACTTCCACTTGATCTAGCAGTTACTCTCACTGGAATTACATTATTAATCTCTCTAGTATTCATTACGGACTTTCCTAATTTATACAATTATTACACGTTTAGAGATGTATTAAATCAACTCTTTATCATGAGTGTATTTCTTGGATTAACAATAATTCAATTGATTTTCTTATATCCAATTGTAAAAGATTTATCTAAAAACAGAGAAATCCTAAGAAAAACAATGACTGCGCGATTCTTAAAAATCATAAGAGAAGCTTTTTATAACCGTCGCGTTGGAACTCAAGTATTACTCATTTTAGGGTTTGTTTATCTGTTTGGTCTTGGAGCAGGTCCAATCTTTATTGAACCTGAATTTATGATTGCATATGTTCCTGCATTTTTCATTATTGGTATTCCTGTTTTTATATTGATCGTAAGAAAAGTTGGATACTTTAATAAAATTACCCGAAATGCACATGCTCTCGCCTCTGGTCAATTTGAACCTGATTTAAAAGTAGTTGGGAAATCCGTACTTGCAAAACTAGCGGAAGATATTAATACAATGAAGCATGGAGTAAAAACCTCACAAAAAGCGCAAGCGAAAAGTGAGAGGCTAAAAACTGAACTCATTACAAATGTTAGTCATGATTTAAGAACACCTTTAACTTCCATTATTACGTATTCAGAGTTGTTGAAAAACCCTGAGTTAACTGAAGATGAACGCAGCACATATATTGAAATCATTGATCGAAAATCTAAAAGATTAAAAGTATTAATTGACGATTTATTTGAAGCATCGAAAATGGCAAGCGGCAATATTGAACTATCAAAAACGAAGGTGGATATTGTTCAACTTCTTCAACAATCACTGGCAGAATATAATGAAACGATTCAAGCTTCTACAATCCAATTTCGAATTACAAATCCAGATTCACCTGTTTATGCTTTAATCGACGGACAAAAGCTTTGGAGGGTATTTGATAATTTAATTGGTAACATTATTAAATATTCATTAGAGCATACTCGTGCTTATATAGCTATTAAAGTGGACAATAGTCAAATCATTATTAGCTTTAAAAACATCTCAAAATATGAGCTTAGTGATGATGTGGATGAGTTATTTGAACGTTTTAAGCGAGGAGATACTTCACGTCATACAGATGGATCAGGATTAGGACTTGCGATTGCCAAATCGATTATTGATTTACATGAAGGACATTTAGATATTGACGTTGATGGTGATTTGTTTAAAGTTACCATTGTTTTAGAAAACATAGAATAG
- a CDS encoding alpha/beta fold hydrolase produces the protein MKESIIFIHGLTGSKRAFKKQIEYFNQDYHTYTYDLLGHGEHIGKHVHFTLDNLVKQLEAFYDANGIKEAHICSLSYSCYPSAIFANKWKERVKSLCFIGGHYNAPSKLLDVLRFYWDTRDEDYDTWLKKYSNDIYPTESILDLYSAISKRIYYKFGLKLDEQILKNAIWHRLNYDLRSHLERVTTPVLWVMGEYDSLYKSTLTDLKSIIPHVIYKEIKHAGHAANLFRPNCFRDIYENFLVHHTMEKMRQQKMLNIV, from the coding sequence ATGAAGGAAAGTATCATCTTTATACATGGCTTAACTGGCTCAAAGCGCGCTTTTAAGAAACAAATAGAGTACTTCAATCAGGATTATCATACATATACATATGATTTACTTGGTCATGGAGAACATATAGGTAAACATGTTCACTTTACTCTGGATAATTTAGTAAAGCAATTAGAAGCGTTTTATGATGCAAATGGCATAAAGGAAGCCCATATTTGTTCCTTGAGCTATAGTTGTTATCCAAGTGCTATATTCGCAAACAAATGGAAAGAGCGAGTGAAAAGCTTGTGCTTCATAGGCGGACATTATAATGCACCTTCCAAGCTATTAGATGTTCTTAGATTTTATTGGGATACTCGTGATGAAGATTACGATACATGGCTGAAAAAATATTCTAATGATATTTATCCTACAGAAAGCATACTCGATCTTTATTCGGCTATTTCTAAAAGAATCTACTATAAGTTCGGGTTAAAGCTTGATGAACAAATTTTAAAGAATGCTATCTGGCATCGGCTGAATTATGATTTGAGAAGCCATTTAGAGAGAGTAACGACTCCGGTGTTATGGGTGATGGGTGAGTATGATAGCTTGTATAAATCCACGTTAACTGACCTGAAAAGTATTATTCCTCACGTAATTTATAAGGAAATAAAGCATGCTGGTCATGCTGCAAACTTGTTCAGGCCAAATTGTTTTAGGGATATATACGAGAACTTTTTAGTTCATCATACAATGGAAAAAATGAGGCAACAAAAAATGCTTAACATCGTATGA
- a CDS encoding methyl-accepting chemotaxis protein has product MLKSIKIKILLIFSLILILSSVLIGFITFSSTSEIVSEVITSQASGIANQAVEIIDLNKYEQLVSSNKETDYYYELREQLNEIREANGVEYLYTINRVKNDKGYDYVYIADGMPVGHEDESQFLEVEEDISEFPSTMKVFESGKTEIEMGVSEEYGALATAYIPIKNSNGEIISVLGVDLDVSNFYDSLATEKRNTLMISAIILFISLAILYFFTSSITKPIKKLTLQVKQMGNGDFSNRFVSKRKDEIGILSSALQQMSEDIRSVIESIHRNSVQLAKSSTTLQSITNETKQASDQIALTMETVSDKSTSQFHSLNESAKVIEELAVGVTQIAEAASKTSDLSYKTVNDVENGKNSINSLTTQMNTIEKSVHHSAGLIETLKNHSDEITSIITLIKEISAQTNLLALNAAIEAARAGEAGKGFAVVANEVRKLAEQTEHSTSGIQQILDKIDKDTTETVVAMDTVIHDVKNGLQSVDIASNVFSDILSSVNGMSQQVIEVTTTAEQMTASTEEVSASALEASNIAEGTAVSTQETVQLTTKQQELMTDVSATIESISSMSNELNNLVTKFKL; this is encoded by the coding sequence ATGTTGAAAAGTATAAAAATCAAAATATTACTTATTTTTTCACTAATCTTAATTTTATCATCGGTTTTAATTGGCTTTATCACCTTTAGTTCTACTTCCGAAATTGTGTCTGAGGTCATTACAAGTCAAGCATCTGGTATCGCAAACCAAGCTGTTGAAATAATTGATCTAAATAAATACGAGCAATTAGTAAGTAGTAACAAAGAAACAGATTATTATTATGAGCTTAGAGAGCAATTAAATGAAATCCGCGAAGCAAATGGAGTTGAATACTTATATACGATTAATCGTGTAAAAAACGATAAAGGGTATGACTATGTATACATTGCTGATGGCATGCCAGTTGGTCATGAAGATGAGTCACAATTTTTAGAAGTTGAAGAAGACATAAGTGAGTTTCCAAGTACAATGAAAGTGTTTGAATCAGGTAAGACCGAAATAGAAATGGGTGTTTCAGAAGAATACGGCGCACTTGCAACAGCCTATATTCCAATTAAAAACAGTAATGGAGAAATAATCAGTGTGTTAGGTGTAGATCTTGATGTTTCGAACTTTTATGATTCTCTTGCAACTGAAAAAAGAAACACATTAATGATCTCAGCTATTATCTTATTCATTAGTTTAGCAATACTGTATTTTTTTACATCTTCTATAACAAAGCCTATAAAAAAATTAACATTACAAGTTAAGCAAATGGGAAATGGAGATTTTTCAAACCGTTTTGTTAGTAAACGAAAGGATGAAATCGGTATTCTTTCTAGTGCTCTTCAGCAAATGTCTGAGGACATTCGAAGTGTAATTGAGAGTATCCATCGAAATTCTGTTCAGCTAGCAAAATCAAGTACGACTCTTCAATCAATAACGAATGAAACAAAACAAGCTAGTGACCAAATTGCCTTAACGATGGAAACTGTATCTGATAAGTCTACATCTCAATTTCATAGTTTAAATGAAAGTGCAAAGGTTATTGAAGAATTAGCTGTTGGTGTGACACAAATTGCTGAAGCTGCATCAAAGACTTCAGACCTATCTTATAAAACAGTAAATGATGTTGAGAACGGAAAGAATTCAATTAATAGCTTAACTACACAAATGAATACAATCGAGAAATCGGTTCATCATTCGGCTGGTTTAATCGAAACCTTAAAAAATCACTCTGATGAAATTACTTCTATTATTACTCTTATAAAAGAAATTTCTGCACAAACGAATTTGCTTGCTTTAAATGCAGCAATTGAAGCTGCAAGAGCAGGTGAAGCAGGAAAAGGGTTTGCTGTTGTTGCAAATGAGGTACGAAAATTAGCAGAACAAACAGAGCACTCTACAAGTGGAATTCAACAGATTTTAGATAAAATTGATAAAGATACAACAGAAACAGTTGTAGCCATGGACACCGTTATCCATGATGTAAAAAACGGATTACAGTCTGTAGACATAGCAAGCAATGTTTTCTCCGACATTCTTTCTTCTGTTAATGGAATGTCTCAGCAGGTGATTGAAGTCACAACAACTGCTGAACAAATGACCGCATCAACTGAAGAAGTGAGTGCATCAGCGTTAGAAGCCTCAAACATAGCTGAAGGAACGGCAGTTAGCACACAAGAAACAGTACAGCTAACGACCAAACAACAAGAGCTTATGACAGATGTTTCTGCAACAATTGAAAGTATTAGCTCTATGTCTAATGAATTAAACAATTTAGTTACTAAATTTAAACTTTAA
- the ppc gene encoding phosphoenolpyruvate carboxylase: MTARTEINDSSLPLRRDVKSLGHILGEIIVHHGGTELLDKVEKLRMMAKSLRNNFDEQTYKELKEEILNLDTPMRKQVIRAFSIYFHLINAAESNHRIRRRREYQLQDDHVVQPASIESAILSLKDNEIDENTIQNVLNTLSLELIITAHPTEATKRSVIEIQKRIGNILKSLDNNMLTNKERKQLEDSLLNEVTILWQTDELRHRKPTVMDEVRNGLYYFEQTFFDVLPEIHQDLEEGLSEQFPGHNWDVPNFLRFGSWIGGDRDGNPNVTPEVTWETLESHRELVLKKYKESLVEVMKRFSHSSTRVQVSEELLSNVEKEEQTYLTNDKKWPVETEVYRRKIAIILARLEEVGKSDIGYKASEELLEDLYLIQRSVDTHQPAKRELKMLKKFIRQVQLFGFHLATLDIRNHSGEHEAAITEILRKVKVTEDYSALSEEEKIKTLESVLKDPRPVLLLNEDYSKETQEMIKVFTMIKKAHDTFGKKSILVYLISMTQSASDLLEVLVLAKEAGIYRLHADGSVESHLNVAPLLETVDDLIAGPKIMETLFNMDVYRNHLKIHGDSQEIMLGYSDGSKDGGTVTANWKLYKAQLEIHDMAKTYNIGLKFFHGRGGSLGRGGGPLNRSILSQPAETLGDGVKITEQGEVLSSRYLIEDIAYRSLEQATSTLLEASVNLSKNSEQQHLREKVWEDAMEEISNVSLKKYQSLVFQDPDFLTYFIEATPLNELAELNIGSRPMKRKDRNRFEDLRAIPWVFAWTQSRQLLPAWYAAGTGLESFASESEDNLKLLQRMYKEWTFFRSTIDNLQMALMKADITTAKEYTSLVNDQEIADRIFGNIVEEYEKTKTILLQITGDDELLDHTPNIKESVHRRNPYVDPLNFLQVELIKELRKQEQPNEELLTEVLLTISGIAAGLRNTG; this comes from the coding sequence ATGACAGCAAGAACTGAAATAAATGACAGCAGTCTTCCGTTGCGTCGTGATGTGAAATCATTAGGACATATTCTGGGAGAAATTATCGTTCATCATGGAGGAACGGAGCTACTTGATAAAGTTGAAAAGCTAAGGATGATGGCGAAATCACTTCGAAATAACTTTGACGAGCAAACATATAAGGAACTAAAAGAAGAAATTTTAAACCTAGATACACCAATGCGAAAACAAGTTATTCGCGCCTTTTCAATTTATTTCCATCTAATTAATGCCGCAGAATCTAATCACCGAATTCGTCGCCGTCGTGAATATCAGCTCCAAGATGATCATGTTGTTCAACCAGCATCAATTGAAAGTGCCATCCTATCATTAAAGGATAATGAAATTGATGAGAATACCATTCAAAATGTATTGAACACGTTATCATTAGAGTTAATCATTACAGCGCATCCAACAGAAGCAACAAAGCGCTCAGTTATCGAAATTCAAAAGCGAATCGGTAATATATTGAAAAGCTTAGATAATAATATGCTGACTAATAAAGAACGTAAACAGCTTGAGGATAGCTTATTAAATGAAGTAACGATTCTATGGCAAACAGACGAACTTCGTCATCGTAAACCAACAGTAATGGATGAAGTACGCAACGGCCTATATTATTTTGAACAAACATTTTTTGATGTACTTCCTGAGATTCATCAAGACTTAGAAGAAGGTCTGTCTGAACAATTCCCAGGACATAACTGGGATGTACCGAACTTCCTTCGCTTTGGATCATGGATCGGTGGAGACCGTGATGGTAACCCGAATGTAACACCTGAAGTAACGTGGGAAACATTAGAAAGTCATCGTGAATTAGTTCTAAAGAAATATAAAGAATCATTAGTAGAAGTAATGAAGCGCTTTAGTCACTCAAGTACACGCGTTCAAGTTAGTGAAGAACTTCTATCAAATGTAGAGAAAGAAGAACAAACATACTTAACAAATGATAAAAAGTGGCCTGTTGAAACAGAAGTATATCGTCGAAAAATTGCTATTATATTAGCGCGCCTTGAAGAAGTAGGAAAATCAGATATCGGATACAAAGCATCTGAAGAACTTCTAGAGGATTTATATCTTATTCAACGTAGTGTAGATACACATCAGCCTGCAAAACGTGAGTTAAAGATGTTGAAAAAGTTTATTCGTCAAGTACAACTGTTTGGCTTCCATTTAGCTACACTTGATATTCGTAACCATAGTGGAGAGCACGAAGCAGCCATTACAGAAATATTGCGTAAAGTAAAAGTAACAGAGGATTATTCGGCTCTTAGTGAGGAAGAAAAAATCAAAACATTAGAGAGTGTTTTAAAAGATCCTCGTCCTGTTTTATTATTAAATGAAGATTACTCAAAAGAAACGCAAGAAATGATCAAAGTTTTCACAATGATCAAGAAGGCACATGATACATTTGGGAAAAAATCAATTCTTGTTTATCTTATTAGTATGACTCAATCTGCAAGTGATTTGCTTGAAGTGTTGGTACTTGCAAAAGAAGCAGGTATATATCGTCTTCATGCTGATGGGTCAGTGGAAAGTCATTTAAATGTTGCTCCACTTCTTGAAACAGTAGATGACTTAATTGCGGGTCCGAAGATCATGGAAACATTATTTAACATGGATGTTTACCGTAATCATCTGAAAATTCATGGAGATTCCCAAGAAATCATGCTTGGTTATTCCGATGGAAGTAAAGATGGTGGAACGGTAACAGCAAACTGGAAGCTTTACAAAGCTCAGCTAGAAATTCATGATATGGCAAAGACTTATAATATTGGTTTAAAATTCTTCCATGGACGTGGTGGATCACTAGGTCGTGGCGGCGGTCCGTTAAATCGAAGCATTCTTTCTCAGCCTGCTGAAACATTAGGAGATGGTGTAAAGATAACTGAACAAGGTGAAGTGCTTTCTTCTCGCTATCTTATTGAGGATATTGCTTACCGAAGCTTAGAACAAGCAACATCTACATTGCTTGAAGCATCTGTTAATCTTTCAAAGAATTCAGAGCAACAACATTTACGTGAAAAGGTTTGGGAAGATGCAATGGAAGAGATTTCAAATGTTTCTCTTAAAAAGTATCAATCACTTGTGTTCCAAGATCCAGATTTCCTAACGTATTTTATTGAAGCAACACCATTAAACGAATTAGCTGAATTGAATATAGGTTCACGTCCTATGAAGCGTAAAGACCGTAATCGTTTTGAAGACTTACGTGCAATTCCATGGGTTTTTGCATGGACACAAAGTCGTCAATTACTACCAGCATGGTATGCGGCAGGTACAGGTTTAGAAAGCTTTGCTTCAGAAAGTGAAGATAACTTAAAGCTTCTGCAACGTATGTACAAGGAATGGACTTTCTTCCGTTCTACAATTGATAATCTGCAAATGGCTCTAATGAAAGCAGATATCACAACAGCTAAAGAATATACATCTTTAGTTAATGATCAGGAAATTGCTGATCGTATTTTCGGTAATATCGTGGAAGAATATGAAAAAACGAAAACGATTCTTCTTCAAATTACAGGTGATGATGAGTTATTAGATCATACACCAAATATTAAAGAATCTGTACACCGCAGAAATCCATATGTAGATCCTTTGAACTTCTTACAAGTAGAGCTTATTAAGGAACTTCGTAAACAAGAACAACCAAATGAAGAGTTATTAACAGAAGTATTATTAACAATCAGCGGAATTGCAGCTGGATTACGTAATACAGGTTGA